The genomic interval CTCCGCGACCGAGATGGAGAAGGTGCTCGAGCCTTACGCGCGCCCGAACGCGATCGTCGGCGCCGACAACGCACGCAACGTCATCACGATCTCGGGCAGTCGCTCCGAACTCGACAACTACCTGCGCACGATCGAGATCTTCGACGTCGACTGGCTGTCGGGCATGTCGGTGGGCGTGTTCCCGCTGCAGTCGGGCAAGGCCACGCAGGTAGTCGCCGATCTGGAGAAGGTGTTCGGCCAGGACAGCGAATCGCCGGTCGCCGGCATGTTCCGCTTCATGCCGCTCGAAGGCGCGAACGCGGTGCTGGTGATCACGCCGCAGGCCGATTACCTGGGCGAGATCCAGCAGTGGCTCGAGCGCATCGACAACGCCGGCCAGGAGCCGCGGTTGTTCTCGCTCGAACTGAAATTCATCAAGGCGCGCGAGCTCGCGCAACGCTTGTCGGAGGTCTTCGGCAGCAGCGGTGGCAGCAGCGGCCAGGACAGCGCCTCTTTGATGCCGGGCCTGAGCGGCAACACGCTGCGCAGCGGTGGTCTTGATGGCAGCACATCGGGTAGCCGCGGCGGGCTCGATTCGTCGACGGGCGGCCTGGGCAGTAACTCAGGGATGGGCGGCGGCCGGGGCGGCCGCGGCGGCATGCGCGGTGGCGGTGGCAGCGGCGGGGACATCGGCCAGATGCAGCTCGACGAGCGCCAGGATGGGCCCAGCAGCGTGACCCTGGAGGTCGGCGGCGACCGCGTTGGCGTGTCGGCGGTCGACGAGACCAACACGCTGCTCGTGCGCACGACACCGGCGGCGTGGCGGTCGATCCGCGATGTCGTCGAACGGCTCGACGTGATGCCGGCGCAGGTGCATATCGAGGCGCAGGTGGTGGAGGTGACGCTCAAGGGCGAGCTCAGGTACGGCGTCAACTGGTTCATTGAGAAGGGGATGTCCGACAACAGCATTGGACCCTTCGGGCCCTCTGGCGCCGGGCAAGGACTGGCTGGCCCAACCCGCTGGAGCACGCTGGGCGCCAGCATTGGGGGCGTATCGGGACCTGGCCTGGCCTGGACACTGGTCAAGAACGATGCCGCGGCAGTGATCGACGCTTTGGACGAGGTCACCGACGTCAACATTTTGCAGTCGCCGTCTGTGTTCGTTCGCAACAATGCGATGGCGGAGTTCAACGTTGGCGCGAGCATTCCGATCTCGACCACCAGCGTCAATCCAATTCTCGGCGACAGCAGCTATACCAGCGTGCAGTACCTGGAGACCGGTACGATCTTGAAGGTACGGCCGCGTGTGACCCGCGACGGCATGGTGTTCCTGGATATCGTGCAGGAAGTCAGTTCCCCGGGTCCGAGCAGTACCGCAGATGCGCAGGGCAACGTCCGCATCGACACCCGGCGGCTGAAGACCGAAGCGGCGGTGCAGGCTGGCGATACGGTGATGCTGGCCGGCCTCATCAAGGACGAGGTCGGACGGTCCTCAAAAGGATTGCCCGGCCTGAGCCGGATTCCGGTGTTCGGCAGCCTGTTCGGATCCCAGGCGACGAGCAACGAGCGTAGCGAAGTCATCGTGCTGCTGACGCCGACGATCGTGCGCAATCCGCAGGAAGCGCGCCAGTTGACCGACGAGTACGGCCGTCGCTTCCGTGCGTTGCAGCCGCTGCAACCGCGCGACTGACATGGCCGGGGACGCGCGCCGATGACGGCACTGCCGGTGGTGTTGCTGCCGGTCGGGCACGACGACGATGCGCTCGACGCCTGTCTGGCCGCACTCGACGCGGGCACGCCTGCGGGTACACAGGTGTGGTTGGCCGACGACGCGCGCATCGGGCCGCGCGGCGCGCAGATCGTGCAGCGCTGGCTGGCCAGCACGCCGTTGCAGGCCGACTACACCTGCCGCCAGCGCGGGGTCGGCGAGGTCGCGCACCTGGACGATGTGCTGCGCGCCTGCGGCGATGCCGATGTCGTCGTGCTCGCGCCCGATGCCGTGCCGCTGCCCGGCTGGCTGGTCGAGTTGGCTGCGTGCTTCGCGCGTGATGCCTCGATCGCGACCGCGACGCCCTGGTGCAATGCTGGTGAGGCTGCCTCGTGGCCCCGCATCGGCGAGATCGCATCGGTGCCGGATGATCCGCTGCGCCTCGCACGTGCCTGCCAGCAGTTGCCGCCGCTGCATCCTGAGCTGCCGGCCGCGATCGACCACGCGGTCCTGCTGCGC from Luteimonas sp. S4-F44 carries:
- the gspD gene encoding type II secretion system secretin GspD, with the protein product MTPALPSRTLAIGICIALLAGCATAPPPTVRRDADLRQGVEADASGVADGPRVQSLVDDDDRPRPQIRRGSGTVINRGAAAAPPPTLGTTTTGQASFNFEGESVHAVAKAILGDMLGQNYVIAPEVQGTVTLATPKPVSAAQALSLLEMVLGWNNARMIYSDGRYNIVPADTALATGTVAPRTGGTGAARGFEVRTVPLRYISATEMEKVLEPYARPNAIVGADNARNVITISGSRSELDNYLRTIEIFDVDWLSGMSVGVFPLQSGKATQVVADLEKVFGQDSESPVAGMFRFMPLEGANAVLVITPQADYLGEIQQWLERIDNAGQEPRLFSLELKFIKARELAQRLSEVFGSSGGSSGQDSASLMPGLSGNTLRSGGLDGSTSGSRGGLDSSTGGLGSNSGMGGGRGGRGGMRGGGGSGGDIGQMQLDERQDGPSSVTLEVGGDRVGVSAVDETNTLLVRTTPAAWRSIRDVVERLDVMPAQVHIEAQVVEVTLKGELRYGVNWFIEKGMSDNSIGPFGPSGAGQGLAGPTRWSTLGASIGGVSGPGLAWTLVKNDAAAVIDALDEVTDVNILQSPSVFVRNNAMAEFNVGASIPISTTSVNPILGDSSYTSVQYLETGTILKVRPRVTRDGMVFLDIVQEVSSPGPSSTADAQGNVRIDTRRLKTEAAVQAGDTVMLAGLIKDEVGRSSKGLPGLSRIPVFGSLFGSQATSNERSEVIVLLTPTIVRNPQEARQLTDEYGRRFRALQPLQPRD